A genomic segment from Flavobacterium inviolabile encodes:
- a CDS encoding PAS domain S-box protein translates to MSSILNVVHQNIEQSLKNSYITTLTLAMTIDDNGHSKNFNEVGKQLIESSPNIDAIELVPGGVIKYVYPLEGNEAVVNYNILDPLKKNKSALKAIELRKMYYAGPVELKQGGLGIIGRFPVFKANKFWGFCAVVIRFDTFLESSGIKAFSKDKYYFQFSKTDTDTGKEEFFLPNKKNFRKRTHLTVSFPEGDWKLYLITTNNYYLIKQLTPIAILAIVLSLICGLFTTSLLKRPSELQRLVHSQALRLMKSEIKFKSIFEQAAIGIAHIDSNSSTFIEANERFCQMLGYETNEISKMDYMMITHPNDLENDFKKMRLLKRGVIREFGLEKRFFHKDGNIVWASVTITPLWSVGEKPTSHIGIIEDITDKKEAQDRIKRSEKRFKSLFNNSPIPLWEEDFSEVKNYLSELDLIDASKEYVENYFKNNRDVVLNCLTMVKVIDVNNMCLALHSVKDKNILKGKLSTIFDEEGIPIFTKQLIAITQRQNHITGDSQVRLLDNEHRHIHFRWSVVPEYEGTLERVLVSTEDITERKNSEEVILKSQQKIESLINTIDGIVWEGDPNTYDFTFISRKVEDILGYTPEEWLDSPSFWINHVHPDDREWVIEYFSRYTYEKRQHDSEYRMIRKDGEIVWLRDIVSVVVENDIAVNLRGIMIDITKAKMAELELNNTLHLVTEQNKRLLNFSYIVSHNLRSHTSNIQSISNLIESADTDEEREEMIQLLKSVSSVLNETMNNLNEVVTIQTNINLIIEPLNLNKYIVKTLDVLREQILKNDVIIKNEVNNDIEVKYNPAYLESILLNFISNAIRYGHPDRQTVIDLKSYQEEGKTVLEITDNGIGIDLEKNGEKLFGMYKTFTNHGEARGIGLFISKNQIDAMGGRVVVKSALGEGTTFKIYFR, encoded by the coding sequence ATGAGCAGTATTCTGAATGTCGTTCATCAGAATATTGAGCAGTCTTTGAAAAACAGTTACATCACAACCCTAACGTTAGCCATGACCATTGACGATAACGGTCATTCCAAAAACTTTAACGAAGTAGGAAAACAACTCATCGAATCCAGTCCGAATATTGATGCTATCGAATTGGTTCCGGGCGGTGTGATCAAATATGTATATCCTTTAGAAGGAAATGAAGCCGTTGTTAATTACAACATCCTTGACCCTTTAAAAAAAAACAAATCCGCTTTAAAAGCTATTGAGCTCCGTAAAATGTACTATGCCGGTCCGGTAGAATTAAAACAGGGCGGATTGGGCATCATCGGACGGTTTCCGGTTTTTAAAGCCAATAAATTCTGGGGCTTCTGCGCCGTTGTGATCCGTTTTGACACCTTTCTGGAGTCTTCCGGTATCAAAGCATTCTCTAAAGACAAATATTACTTTCAGTTCTCAAAAACCGATACCGATACCGGTAAAGAAGAATTCTTCTTGCCGAATAAGAAAAATTTCCGAAAAAGAACACACCTGACCGTTTCCTTCCCGGAAGGAGACTGGAAATTATACCTGATTACCACAAACAATTACTATTTAATCAAACAGCTAACACCGATAGCCATCCTGGCGATCGTGCTTTCGCTGATTTGCGGCTTATTTACGACAAGCTTATTAAAAAGACCATCAGAACTACAGCGTCTGGTACATTCTCAGGCACTTCGTTTAATGAAGAGCGAGATTAAGTTCAAATCCATATTCGAACAGGCCGCCATCGGAATTGCCCATATTGATTCCAATTCCAGTACGTTCATAGAAGCCAACGAACGCTTTTGCCAAATGCTGGGATATGAAACCAACGAAATCAGCAAGATGGATTATATGATGATCACCCATCCTAACGATCTGGAAAATGATTTCAAAAAAATGAGGCTTCTGAAAAGAGGTGTCATCCGGGAATTCGGACTTGAAAAACGCTTCTTCCACAAAGACGGAAACATTGTCTGGGCAAGCGTTACCATTACACCGCTATGGTCTGTTGGCGAAAAACCGACTTCACACATTGGTATCATTGAAGATATAACCGACAAAAAAGAAGCACAGGACAGAATCAAGAGAAGTGAAAAACGTTTTAAAAGTTTATTCAACAACTCCCCTATCCCCTTATGGGAAGAAGATTTCTCCGAAGTAAAAAATTATCTAAGCGAACTGGATCTTATTGACGCCAGTAAAGAATATGTTGAGAATTATTTCAAAAACAACCGCGATGTTGTCCTGAACTGCCTTACCATGGTTAAGGTAATCGATGTCAACAACATGTGCCTGGCCTTACATTCCGTTAAAGACAAAAACATATTAAAAGGTAAATTAAGCACCATTTTTGACGAAGAAGGCATTCCTATCTTCACCAAACAATTAATTGCCATTACACAAAGACAAAACCACATTACCGGGGATTCCCAGGTAAGACTGCTGGATAACGAGCACCGCCACATTCATTTCAGATGGAGCGTGGTACCGGAATATGAAGGCACTTTAGAACGCGTTCTGGTATCGACAGAGGACATTACGGAACGTAAAAACTCTGAAGAAGTCATTCTGAAATCGCAGCAGAAAATCGAATCCCTGATCAACACTATCGATGGTATTGTATGGGAAGGCGATCCGAATACTTATGATTTTACATTTATCAGCCGTAAAGTAGAAGACATCTTAGGCTATACACCGGAAGAATGGCTGGACTCCCCTTCTTTCTGGATCAACCACGTTCATCCGGACGACAGGGAATGGGTAATCGAGTATTTCTCCCGATACACTTACGAAAAAAGACAACACGACTCCGAATACCGCATGATTCGCAAAGACGGCGAAATCGTATGGCTTCGTGACATCGTTAGCGTTGTGGTCGAAAATGATATTGCCGTAAACCTGAGAGGTATCATGATTGACATTACCAAAGCCAAAATGGCAGAGCTTGAACTGAACAATACCCTCCATCTGGTTACCGAACAGAACAAGCGTCTTTTAAACTTCTCGTATATCGTTTCGCACAACCTGCGTTCGCATACCAGCAATATTCAATCCATCTCCAATCTGATTGAATCTGCGGATACCGATGAAGAAAGAGAAGAAATGATTCAGCTGCTGAAATCTGTTTCTTCGGTACTTAATGAAACCATGAACAATCTGAATGAAGTTGTCACCATTCAAACCAATATTAACCTTATTATTGAACCCTTAAACCTAAATAAATACATAGTAAAAACACTGGATGTACTCCGAGAACAAATTTTAAAGAATGATGTAATAATTAAGAATGAAGTAAACAATGATATAGAAGTAAAATACAATCCTGCTTATCTGGAAAGTATATTGCTTAATTTTATATCGAATGCCATTCGATACGGACATCCTGACAGACAAACGGTCATTGACCTCAAATCGTATCAGGAAGAAGGAAAAACCGTTTTAGAAATAACAGACAACGGAATAGGAATTGATTTGGAAAAAAATGGAGAAAAACTTTTCGGAATGTACAAAACATTCACCAATCACGGTGAAGCAAGAGGAATCGGTTTATTCATTTCTAAAAACCAGATTGATGCTATGGGTGGAAGAGTTGTCGTTAAAAGCGCATTAGGCGAAGGAACAACTTTTAAAATATATTTCAGATGA